The proteins below come from a single Bacillus mycoides genomic window:
- a CDS encoding plasmid recombination protein, whose amino-acid sequence MLGSISFNQSHQSSLSHNNRENIHGNSGIDPSRSEENIYFVQKDIRSVYKDIFQEAVDKYNEKQKRNDRKINDYYDKIHKDDKTHEQRELVVAVGEGKDDPKYREAKKEALKQYAEAFQGRNPNLAVYNMVLHDDEANPHLHINYVPHFESSRGLTKRVGMDRALQQQGVEGTGRKLIAHWRELETAYIEQLAKEHIPNFERANVGSHKYMKVRQYKEYAETKSIVENQVQEKETQLQTIDHHLKNVEEKTNELQVAKKSLESDVVDNYKELEIVKQQVESESEKLQLIGQRHIELEKRVKQMQKELDSATDQVPNEPVVIPFLRKEVITQVQDKMIGKAEVKKKQTRNYVLSPEQYQEFTKQVNAAVTIKKDYERLKKTDFVKENESLKVHAEGWMEENRTLKQEKNQLQKEVGVLNREISSLKAYIKGLQTNIRVLYVQTKKVFKEQFKAFRGIVKNELDSKGIDNQFEREHKKEMNKHRGFDMER is encoded by the coding sequence ATGTTGGGGTCTATCTCATTTAATCAATCTCATCAAAGTTCATTAAGCCACAATAACAGAGAAAACATTCATGGAAATTCTGGTATAGATCCATCCAGGTCAGAGGAGAATATTTACTTTGTTCAAAAGGACATCCGAAGTGTATACAAGGATATCTTTCAAGAAGCAGTGGACAAGTATAACGAGAAACAAAAACGGAATGACCGTAAGATTAATGACTACTATGACAAAATACATAAAGACGATAAGACACATGAGCAACGAGAATTGGTTGTAGCGGTCGGAGAGGGTAAAGATGACCCAAAGTATAGGGAAGCTAAAAAAGAAGCGTTAAAACAGTATGCGGAGGCGTTTCAAGGGCGAAATCCAAATCTAGCAGTCTATAACATGGTTTTACATGATGATGAAGCCAATCCGCATTTACATATTAACTATGTACCGCATTTCGAAAGTAGTCGAGGATTAACGAAGCGTGTCGGAATGGATAGGGCTTTGCAACAACAAGGTGTAGAAGGAACGGGAAGAAAGTTAATTGCACATTGGAGAGAATTAGAAACGGCCTATATTGAGCAATTAGCGAAAGAACACATCCCGAATTTTGAACGTGCCAATGTAGGTTCACATAAATACATGAAAGTCCGTCAATACAAGGAATATGCAGAAACAAAATCAATTGTTGAGAATCAAGTACAAGAAAAAGAAACGCAGTTACAAACGATTGATCATCACTTAAAAAATGTTGAAGAGAAAACAAATGAATTACAAGTAGCGAAAAAGAGTTTGGAAAGTGATGTCGTTGATAACTACAAAGAATTAGAGATAGTGAAACAACAAGTAGAGAGTGAAAGTGAAAAGTTGCAGTTAATTGGCCAGCGTCATATAGAGTTAGAAAAAAGAGTAAAACAAATGCAAAAAGAATTAGATAGTGCTACGGATCAAGTGCCAAATGAGCCGGTTGTAATTCCGTTTTTGCGTAAAGAAGTAATAACACAAGTACAGGATAAAATGATTGGGAAAGCTGAAGTCAAGAAGAAACAGACAAGAAATTATGTATTATCACCGGAACAATATCAAGAATTTACAAAACAAGTGAATGCAGCGGTTACTATCAAAAAGGATTATGAGCGTTTGAAAAAGACAGATTTTGTGAAAGAGAATGAGAGTTTAAAAGTGCATGCAGAGGGATGGATGGAAGAAAATCGAACATTGAAACAAGAAAAAAATCAGTTACAAAAAGAAGTTGGTGTGTTAAATAGAGAAATTAGCTCATTAAAAGCTTATATAAAGGGTTTACAGACGAATATAAGAGTTTTGTATGTACAAACGAAAAAAGTTTTTAAAGAGCAATTTAAGGCGTTTAGAGGGATTGTTAAAAATGAATTGGATAGTAAGGGAATAGATAATCAATTTGAACGTGAGCATAAAAAAGAAATGAATAAACATCGTGGATTTGACATGGAACGGTAA